One Gossypium hirsutum isolate 1008001.06 chromosome A11, Gossypium_hirsutum_v2.1, whole genome shotgun sequence genomic window carries:
- the LOC107923858 gene encoding protein RADIALIS-like 3, giving the protein MDRFPDVLCGWSWEENKLFELALAVVDEQHPDRWEVVAAMVGGEKTAEDVHKHYVILLEDLQFIESGKLDHKLAETQSCIQLDCTQSVCWTDDDNNLLVRLDIK; this is encoded by the coding sequence ATGGATAGGTTCCCTGATGTTCTGTGTGGTTGGAGCTGGGAGGAGAACAAGTTGTTTGAGCTGGCTTTAGCAGTGGTCGATGAACAACACCCTGATCGTTGGGAAGTGGTAGCCGCCATGGTTGGAGGGGAAAAAACTGCAGAAGATGTGCATAAACATTATGTCATACTTTTGGAGGATTTGCAGTTTATCGAATCGGGTAAACTCGACCATAAACTTGCCGAAACTCAGTCCTGTATTCAACTTGACTGCACTCAATCTGTATGCTGGACTGATGATGATAACAA